In Paracoccus methylovorus, a genomic segment contains:
- a CDS encoding cytochrome b/b6 domain-containing protein — MQGPVIREVRLWDPLLRGFHWLLAFFVIAGWCLGKFGPAKMTLHFWCGYVVAGLLIFRLIWGFFGPPPARFSHFLRGPGAIAGYMRGMFLRQPSYWPGHNPLGALSVIAMLAVLAAQVTSGLISDPDDYINVGPLASYVSSATRTKAVGWHNMGATLILILVLLHIAIILFYRFWKREDLVGPMITGRKQVREE, encoded by the coding sequence ATGCAAGGCCCCGTCATCCGAGAGGTCCGGTTGTGGGACCCACTGCTGCGCGGGTTCCACTGGCTGCTGGCCTTTTTCGTGATCGCGGGATGGTGTCTGGGCAAGTTCGGTCCGGCCAAGATGACGCTGCATTTCTGGTGCGGCTATGTCGTGGCGGGCCTGCTGATCTTTCGCCTGATCTGGGGATTTTTCGGTCCCCCCCCGGCCCGGTTCTCGCATTTCCTGCGCGGGCCGGGCGCCATCGCGGGCTATATGCGCGGCATGTTCCTGCGCCAGCCCAGCTATTGGCCCGGCCATAACCCGCTGGGCGCGCTGTCGGTCATCGCCATGCTGGCGGTGCTGGCGGCGCAGGTGACAAGCGGGCTGATCTCGGACCCCGACGATTATATAAATGTCGGCCCGCTGGCCTCTTACGTCAGCAGCGCCACCCGGACCAAGGCGGTGGGCTGGCACAATATGGGCGCCACGCTGATCCTGATCCTTGTCCTGCTGCACATCGCGATCATCCTGTTCTATCGCTTCTGGAAGCGCGAGGATCTGGTGGGGCCGATGATCACAGGCCGTAAACAGGTCCGTGAAGAATAG
- a CDS encoding c-type cytochrome, producing MRLILTAAALAAVPLASLAQNDPVEQAIKARHGFYQMLAINMGTLSGMAKGDLDFDEAAASRAAANIEALTHFDLPSLFIEGSSSADAQNSAARPDIWANPEDFRAKFANLGEAATGASDAVRGGVGDVGAVVQKLGGACKACHDNYREKS from the coding sequence ATGCGCCTGATACTTACTGCCGCCGCTCTTGCTGCGGTTCCGCTTGCCAGCCTTGCCCAGAACGATCCGGTCGAACAGGCCATCAAGGCCCGCCATGGTTTTTACCAGATGCTGGCCATCAACATGGGCACGCTTTCCGGCATGGCCAAGGGCGATCTGGACTTTGACGAAGCCGCAGCCAGCCGTGCCGCAGCCAATATCGAGGCGTTGACGCATTTCGACCTGCCCAGCCTGTTCATCGAGGGCAGCAGCTCCGCCGACGCCCAGAACAGCGCAGCCAGACCCGACATCTGGGCCAACCCCGAGGATTTTCGCGCAAAATTCGCCAATCTGGGCGAGGCGGCGACCGGCGCTTCGGACGCGGTCAGGGGAGGCGTGGGCGATGTCGGCGCGGTGGTCCAGAAGCTGGGCGGCGCCTGCAAGGCCTGTCACGACAACTATCGCGAAAAGAGCTGA
- a CDS encoding DUF1636 family protein: MPVTLTLPPGARADALADALSGLGPGVALRRAALHARDARPVVMALQAPGRGAYLFHDLCAKDAADVAATIRAYLAAPDGWIADARPCGRLRFCLKLRIPAG; encoded by the coding sequence ATGCCGGTCACGCTGACCCTGCCACCGGGCGCCAGGGCAGATGCGCTGGCCGACGCGCTAAGCGGTCTTGGTCCCGGCGTTGCCTTGCGCCGTGCGGCGCTGCATGCGCGCGATGCCCGACCGGTGGTGATGGCACTGCAGGCGCCCGGACGCGGCGCCTATCTGTTCCACGACCTGTGCGCAAAGGATGCCGCCGATGTGGCGGCAACGATCCGCGCCTATCTGGCAGCACCCGATGGCTGGATCGCGGATGCCCGGCCTTGCGGGCGGCTGCGCTTTTGCCTGAAGCTGCGCATCCCCGCGGGCTGA
- the cobF gene encoding precorrin-6A synthase (deacetylating), with translation MIELALIGIGTGSPGHLTREGIAAMADADLILIPAKGDDKADLADLRRALCQQVLTSPPPLALFDMPLRDVRDGYRQGVEAWHDAIATRWEQVIRDHGALRPALLVWGDPSLYDSTLRIAERVARRLPLRLRVIPGITAIQALCAAHAIPLNAVGASVQITTGRQIRDHGWPEMVNGNLDRLVVMLDGECSFQHLDPKGLHIWWGAFLGMPNQLLIQGPLPEVAAHILDTRARARTEHGWIMDIYLIERCRSR, from the coding sequence ATGATCGAGCTTGCGCTGATCGGCATCGGCACAGGCAGTCCCGGCCACCTGACGCGCGAAGGTATCGCCGCCATGGCGGATGCCGACCTGATCCTGATACCCGCAAAGGGCGACGACAAGGCCGATCTGGCCGATCTCCGACGCGCGCTTTGCCAGCAGGTGCTGACCAGCCCTCCGCCGTTGGCCCTGTTCGACATGCCCCTGCGCGACGTCAGAGACGGTTACAGGCAGGGGGTCGAGGCGTGGCACGACGCCATCGCCACCCGATGGGAACAGGTGATCCGCGACCATGGCGCCCTTCGGCCGGCACTGCTGGTCTGGGGCGATCCCTCGCTTTACGACAGCACGCTGCGCATCGCGGAACGGGTGGCGCGCCGCCTGCCGCTGCGCCTGCGCGTCATCCCCGGCATCACCGCGATACAGGCGCTGTGCGCCGCCCATGCCATACCGCTGAATGCAGTGGGCGCCTCGGTGCAGATCACCACCGGCCGCCAGATCCGCGACCATGGCTGGCCCGAGATGGTGAATGGGAACTTGGACCGGCTGGTGGTGATGCTGGACGGGGAATGCTCATTCCAGCACCTCGATCCTAAGGGATTGCATATCTGGTGGGGGGCTTTCCTGGGCATGCCGAACCAGCTTTTGATCCAAGGGCCGCTGCCCGAGGTCGCGGCACACATCCTTGACACCCGCGCCCGCGCCCGGACCGAGCATGGCTGGATCATGGACATCTACCTGATCGAGCGATGCCGGTCACGCTGA
- a CDS encoding cobyrinate a,c-diamide synthase, with amino-acid sequence MTRGLVISAPASGSGKTTVTLGLIAALRARGLVVQPFKSGPDYIDPAFHRAAAGRESFNLDSWAMGRAQIAHLIGAATGADIALAEGSMGLFDGVARAGGCGNGASADVAALTGWPVVLVMDCKGQAQSAGAIALGFREMRRDVRLAGVVLNRVASPRHEALMRHALDALAIPVLGVLPRAAGIELPERHLGLVQAQEHAALDALLLAAGKAAAQHLDLDAIIAAASGGIATQPFSQLPPPAERIALAQDDAFSFVYPHLVAGWRAAGATILPFSPLADQAPDESAGVCWLPGGYPELHAGQLAQAAQFRDGLRRFAETRPVHGECGGYMAMGAGLIDADGTRHRMAGLLGLETSYEKCRMHLGYRRAAPLAGLYQRALAGHEFHYATILAQPDAPLAQVTDANGDTVPETGSRRGHATGTFFHLIGEAP; translated from the coding sequence ATGACGCGCGGTCTGGTCATCAGCGCGCCGGCCTCGGGGTCGGGCAAGACGACGGTCACACTGGGGCTGATCGCGGCGTTGCGCGCCCGGGGGCTGGTCGTGCAGCCTTTCAAAAGCGGGCCTGACTATATCGACCCGGCCTTTCACCGCGCGGCGGCTGGACGCGAATCCTTTAATCTGGACAGTTGGGCCATGGGCCGGGCGCAGATCGCGCATCTGATTGGCGCGGCCACGGGCGCGGATATCGCGTTGGCCGAGGGTTCGATGGGGCTGTTCGACGGCGTGGCCCGCGCGGGCGGCTGCGGCAACGGCGCCAGCGCCGACGTCGCGGCGCTGACCGGCTGGCCGGTGGTGCTGGTCATGGATTGCAAGGGGCAGGCGCAATCGGCCGGCGCCATCGCGCTGGGATTTCGCGAGATGCGCCGCGATGTGCGTTTGGCGGGCGTGGTGCTGAACCGCGTTGCCTCGCCCCGGCACGAGGCGTTGATGCGGCACGCGCTGGACGCGCTGGCCATCCCGGTGCTGGGTGTCCTGCCGCGCGCCGCCGGGATAGAGCTGCCCGAGCGGCATCTGGGCCTTGTGCAGGCGCAGGAACACGCGGCGCTGGATGCCTTGCTGCTTGCGGCGGGCAAGGCGGCGGCGCAACATCTGGACCTTGACGCCATCATCGCCGCAGCCTCGGGCGGCATCGCGACACAGCCTTTCAGCCAACTGCCGCCGCCTGCCGAACGCATCGCGCTGGCGCAGGACGACGCATTTTCCTTTGTCTATCCGCATCTGGTTGCCGGATGGCGCGCGGCGGGGGCGACCATCCTGCCCTTTTCCCCGCTGGCGGATCAGGCACCCGACGAAAGTGCCGGGGTCTGCTGGCTGCCGGGTGGCTATCCCGAACTTCACGCGGGCCAATTGGCACAGGCCGCACAGTTCCGCGACGGGCTGCGCCGCTTTGCCGAAACCCGCCCAGTGCATGGCGAATGCGGCGGCTATATGGCCATGGGGGCGGGCTTGATCGATGCGGACGGCACACGGCATCGCATGGCCGGGCTGCTGGGGCTGGAGACCAGCTATGAAAAGTGTCGGATGCACCTTGGCTATCGCCGCGCCGCGCCTTTGGCCGGGCTTTACCAGCGCGCACTTGCGGGACACGAGTTCCACTATGCCACGATTCTTGCCCAGCCCGACGCGCCGCTGGCCCAAGTCACCGATGCGAATGGCGATACGGTCCCCGAGACCGGCTCGCGCCGCGGCCATGCCACCGGCACCTTCTTCCATCTGATCGGAGAAGCGCCATGA
- the cobM gene encoding precorrin-4 C(11)-methyltransferase — protein sequence MTVHFIGAGPGAADLITLRGRDLIAACPVCLYAGSLVPQALLGHCPPGARIVNTAPMDLDQIMTEIAAAHQAGHDVARLHSGDLSVWSAMGEQLRRLRELGIPYDVTPGVPSFAAAAAALEAELTLPGVAQSVVLTRTSGRASAMPEGERLANFAATGATLAIHLSVHVLDRVQAELIPHYGADCPVAVVFRASWPDQRIIRATLGSLDPGIGAGERTALILVGRALAAESFDESRLYAGDYDRRFRPVGTEPRFPE from the coding sequence ATGACCGTCCATTTCATCGGTGCCGGCCCCGGCGCGGCCGATCTGATCACCCTGCGCGGGCGCGACCTGATCGCCGCTTGCCCGGTCTGCCTTTATGCCGGCTCGTTGGTGCCGCAGGCGCTGCTGGGTCATTGTCCACCGGGGGCGCGGATCGTGAACACCGCACCGATGGACCTTGACCAGATCATGACCGAGATCGCTGCCGCACATCAGGCCGGCCATGACGTAGCGCGGCTGCATTCGGGCGACCTGTCGGTCTGGTCGGCCATGGGCGAACAATTGCGGCGACTGCGCGAACTGGGCATCCCCTATGACGTGACGCCCGGCGTGCCCTCTTTTGCCGCGGCCGCAGCGGCGCTGGAGGCGGAACTGACCCTGCCGGGTGTGGCGCAGTCGGTGGTGCTGACGCGGACCTCTGGCCGCGCCTCCGCCATGCCCGAGGGTGAGCGGCTGGCCAATTTCGCCGCCACCGGCGCGACGCTGGCGATCCACCTGTCGGTGCATGTGCTGGACCGGGTGCAGGCAGAGCTGATCCCGCATTACGGCGCGGATTGCCCGGTGGCCGTGGTGTTCCGCGCCAGTTGGCCGGACCAACGCATCATCCGCGCCACGCTGGGCTCACTGGACCCCGGCATCGGCGCGGGGGAACGCACGGCGCTGATCCTTGTCGGCCGGGCGCTGGCAGCCGAAAGCTTTGACGAAAGCCGGCTTTATGCCGGCGATTACGACCGCCGCTTTCGCCCTGTGGGCACCGAGCCGAGGTTCCCCGAATGA
- a CDS encoding cobalamin biosynthesis protein, translated as MRVAGIGFRRTASLASLAEALARAGRADALATSRAKAQAPVIQALAAQTGLPLIAVEVGGIATPTQSPRILALHGTGSLAEAAAIAALGPGARIVTTRITSQDRMATAAIAEGDPV; from the coding sequence ATGAGGGTTGCGGGCATCGGTTTTCGACGCACGGCCAGCCTTGCCTCGCTGGCCGAGGCACTGGCCCGCGCAGGTCGGGCCGACGCGCTGGCGACCAGCCGCGCCAAGGCGCAGGCCCCGGTCATTCAGGCGCTGGCCGCACAGACCGGGCTGCCGCTGATCGCCGTCGAGGTCGGCGGCATCGCCACCCCCACGCAATCGCCGCGTATCCTTGCCCTGCACGGCACCGGCTCGCTGGCCGAGGCCGCCGCCATCGCGGCGCTCGGCCCCGGCGCACGCATCGTGACCACCCGCATCACCTCGCAAGACCGCATGGCCACCGCCGCCATCGCAGAAGGAGATCCCGTATGA
- the cbiE gene encoding precorrin-6y C5,15-methyltransferase (decarboxylating) subunit CbiE produces MGDPWLSIIGLGEDGLAGLPPATRDALDRAKIVFGAPRHLRLAGIARQRAREWPVPFGLEPLLALRGQSVAALVSGDPFWHGAGGSIAAVLPAEEWRAFPTPGAFSLAAARMGWRLEETACLGLHATPFARLRPVMARGARAICLLRDATAPAQLAEWLAAQGLGATRMVVLEALGGPRERIRETRAKGFALDCTAPVAVALDGADLPRGAGLPRGFGLPDDSFAHDGQITKRAIRAVTLAALGPRPGEMLWDIGGGSGSVSVEWCLNGGRAMTIEPRADRIANIVANIAAFGLADRMRPLHGAAPEALDALPPPDAIFIGGGSGAALVDALPATARLVVNAVTLETEALLLDLHARRGGSLTRIALEEAAPLGRMRGWTPARSVTQWSWP; encoded by the coding sequence ATGGGTGATCCCTGGCTTTCCATTATCGGTCTGGGCGAAGATGGACTTGCGGGCCTGCCACCTGCAACCCGCGATGCGCTGGATCGGGCAAAAATCGTCTTCGGCGCGCCCCGGCATCTGAGGCTGGCGGGAATCGCCCGCCAACGGGCGCGGGAATGGCCGGTGCCCTTCGGCCTTGAGCCCCTGTTGGCGCTGCGCGGGCAAAGCGTGGCGGCGTTGGTGTCGGGCGATCCGTTCTGGCATGGCGCGGGCGGCAGCATCGCCGCCGTCCTGCCTGCGGAAGAATGGCGGGCCTTTCCCACACCGGGCGCCTTTTCTCTGGCTGCCGCAAGGATGGGCTGGCGGCTGGAAGAGACGGCCTGCCTTGGCCTGCATGCCACCCCCTTCGCACGGCTGCGCCCGGTAATGGCACGGGGGGCGCGGGCGATCTGCCTGTTGCGCGATGCCACCGCCCCGGCGCAGCTTGCCGAATGGCTGGCCGCACAGGGTCTGGGCGCCACTCGCATGGTGGTTCTGGAGGCGCTTGGCGGGCCCCGCGAACGCATCCGCGAGACACGCGCCAAAGGCTTCGCGCTTGACTGCACCGCCCCCGTCGCCGTGGCTTTGGACGGGGCTGATCTGCCCCGCGGTGCGGGCCTGCCGCGCGGATTCGGCCTGCCCGACGACAGTTTTGCCCATGACGGCCAGATCACCAAACGCGCCATCCGCGCGGTGACACTGGCGGCACTGGGGCCAAGACCGGGTGAAATGCTGTGGGATATCGGCGGCGGCTCTGGCTCTGTCAGCGTGGAATGGTGCCTGAACGGCGGCCGCGCCATGACCATTGAGCCACGCGCCGATCGTATCGCCAATATTGTCGCGAATATTGCGGCCTTCGGGCTGGCGGACCGCATGCGCCCCCTGCATGGCGCCGCACCCGAGGCTTTGGACGCTCTGCCGCCCCCCGATGCAATCTTTATCGGCGGCGGCTCCGGTGCGGCGCTGGTCGACGCCCTGCCCGCCACCGCCCGTCTTGTGGTAAACGCGGTCACGCTTGAGACCGAGGCGCTGCTTCTGGACCTGCACGCAAGGCGCGGCGGCAGCCTGACCCGGATCGCGCTGGAAGAGGCCGCGCCCCTTGGCCGGATGCGCGGCTGGACTCCGGCCCGCAGCGTCACGCAATGGAGCTGGCCATGA
- a CDS encoding cobalt-precorrin-6A reductase: MRILLLGGTTEGGEMARTLAEAGVDAVYSYAGRTADPVPQPLPTRIGGFGGPEGLADYLRTQRVSHVIDATHPFAESMSRNAVTACAATGTALIALERPPWVAVPGDRWLHAADFESAAAALPADGSTVFLAIGRQNLQPFVGLNHLWMLRFAEVAAHPLHDATLIVSRGPFTIAGDVALMRRHAISHVVAKNAGGAAAEAKLAAARELGLPVIMIDRPALPLRRVTAAPAEVMNWLHGADRGV; encoded by the coding sequence ATGCGTATCCTTTTGCTGGGCGGCACCACCGAGGGAGGCGAGATGGCCCGGACGCTGGCCGAGGCCGGCGTGGACGCGGTCTATTCCTATGCCGGACGCACGGCCGATCCGGTGCCGCAGCCGCTGCCCACCCGCATCGGCGGTTTCGGCGGTCCCGAGGGGCTGGCCGATTACCTGCGGACCCAGCGCGTCAGCCATGTCATCGACGCCACCCATCCCTTTGCCGAAAGCATGAGCCGCAACGCCGTCACCGCCTGCGCCGCCACGGGCACGGCGCTGATCGCGCTGGAGCGCCCGCCGTGGGTTGCAGTGCCCGGGGACCGCTGGCTTCACGCAGCGGATTTCGAATCCGCCGCCGCTGCATTGCCCGCCGACGGTTCGACGGTGTTTCTGGCCATTGGACGGCAGAACCTGCAACCCTTTGTCGGGCTGAACCATCTGTGGATGCTGCGTTTCGCCGAAGTGGCCGCGCACCCGTTGCACGATGCCACGCTGATCGTGTCGCGCGGGCCCTTTACCATTGCGGGCGACGTTGCGCTGATGCGCCGCCATGCCATCAGCCATGTGGTCGCCAAAAATGCCGGGGGTGCTGCGGCCGAAGCCAAGCTGGCTGCCGCGCGCGAACTGGGGCTGCCTGTGATCATGATCGACCGACCCGCCTTGCCGCTGCGCCGCGTCACCGCCGCGCCTGCCGAGGTGATGAACTGGCTTCATGGTGCGGATCGCGGGGTATAG
- the cobJ gene encoding precorrin-3B C(17)-methyltransferase, protein MSGWVVVAGLGPGAADLVTPEVQAALAEATDVVGYIPYVARIAPRPGLVLHPSDNRVELQRARFALDLAADGRRVVVVSSGDPGVFAMASALFEALEGYDPAPDIRILPGITAMLAASARIGAPLGHDFCAINLSDNLKPWALIERRLRLAAEADFAMALYNPRSRSRPEGFARALEILRDTCGPGRLISFARAVSTPDESIRTVTLAEARPDMADMRTVVILGNGATRRVGAWVYTPRSAP, encoded by the coding sequence ATGAGCGGCTGGGTCGTTGTGGCGGGCCTTGGTCCGGGCGCTGCCGATCTGGTCACGCCCGAGGTGCAGGCAGCACTGGCCGAGGCCACCGACGTCGTGGGCTATATCCCCTATGTCGCCCGCATTGCCCCGCGTCCGGGGTTGGTTCTGCACCCTTCCGACAACCGCGTCGAATTGCAGCGGGCACGTTTCGCGCTTGATCTCGCGGCGGATGGGCGGCGTGTCGTGGTGGTCTCGTCAGGCGATCCGGGGGTCTTTGCCATGGCCTCGGCATTGTTCGAGGCGCTGGAGGGGTATGACCCGGCGCCCGATATCCGTATCCTGCCCGGTATTACCGCCATGCTGGCCGCAAGCGCCCGGATCGGCGCGCCGCTGGGTCACGATTTCTGCGCCATCAACCTGTCGGACAACCTCAAGCCCTGGGCCTTGATCGAGCGCCGGTTGCGGCTGGCAGCCGAGGCCGATTTCGCCATGGCCCTTTACAACCCGCGCTCAAGGTCCCGGCCCGAGGGTTTCGCCCGCGCGCTGGAGATCCTGCGCGACACCTGCGGCCCCGGGCGGCTCATCTCGTTCGCGCGCGCCGTCTCGACCCCGGACGAAAGCATCCGCACCGTCACGCTGGCCGAGGCCCGCCCCGACATGGCCGACATGCGCACCGTGGTCATTCTGGGCAACGGCGCAACGCGCAGGGTCGGGGCGTGGGTCTATACCCCGCGATCCGCACCATGA
- the cobI gene encoding precorrin-2 C(20)-methyltransferase translates to MGKIICAGLGPGDPDLISVRADRAIRGARQIAYFRKKGRAGQARRIVAEMLASDVVEHAMEYPVTTEIPFDSPEYNRLLSAFYDDWTARLAELAAKSDVVVLCEGDPLFYGSFMHLHARLQDIATVEIIPGIPGMTGCWNAIGQPMTWGDDAMTVLMGTLPEADLARHIRAANAVVVMKTGRNLPKIARALASAGRIADAWLVERGTMPNQRVTPLSQADLDACPYFATVLVHGNGRRPLADAAE, encoded by the coding sequence ATGGGCAAGATCATCTGTGCGGGCCTTGGCCCGGGCGATCCCGACCTGATCTCGGTCCGTGCCGACCGCGCCATTCGCGGCGCGCGGCAGATCGCGTATTTCCGCAAAAAGGGCCGCGCAGGTCAGGCACGCCGTATCGTGGCCGAGATGCTGGCCTCCGACGTCGTCGAACATGCGATGGAGTACCCGGTCACCACCGAAATTCCCTTTGACAGCCCGGAATATAACCGGCTGCTTTCGGCCTTTTACGACGACTGGACGGCACGGCTGGCAGAGTTGGCGGCAAAATCCGACGTGGTGGTGCTGTGCGAGGGCGACCCGCTGTTTTACGGCTCGTTCATGCATCTGCACGCGCGGCTGCAAGATATCGCCACGGTCGAGATCATCCCCGGCATCCCCGGAATGACCGGTTGCTGGAATGCCATCGGCCAACCGATGACATGGGGCGACGATGCAATGACGGTCCTAATGGGCACCCTGCCCGAAGCCGACCTTGCCCGCCATATCCGCGCCGCCAACGCGGTGGTGGTGATGAAAACCGGCCGCAACCTGCCCAAGATCGCCCGCGCCCTTGCCTCGGCCGGTCGCATCGCCGACGCTTGGCTGGTCGAACGCGGCACCATGCCCAACCAGCGCGTAACGCCCCTGTCGCAGGCCGATCTGGACGCCTGCCCCTATTTCGCCACCGTGCTGGTCCATGGCAATGGCCGCCGCCCCTTGGCGGATGCCGCGGAATGA
- a CDS encoding precorrin-8X methylmutase yields the protein MLHQYETDGARIYAQSFATIRAEADLTRFDPDEEPVVVRMIHAAGLVGLEREVEFSPGMAPAARDALNAGAPILCDARMVSEGITRARLPAANRVICTLNDPSVPELAARMGNTRSAAALELWRDDLAGAVVAIGNAPTALFHLLNMLRNPACPRPAAIIGCPVGFVGAAESKAALMADLPTPSLIVRGRLGGSAITVAAVNALASRKE from the coding sequence ATGCTGCACCAATATGAAACCGACGGCGCGCGGATCTACGCGCAGTCCTTTGCCACCATCCGGGCCGAGGCCGACCTGACCCGTTTCGACCCCGACGAAGAGCCGGTCGTGGTGCGCATGATCCATGCCGCCGGGCTGGTCGGGCTGGAGCGGGAGGTAGAGTTTTCGCCCGGCATGGCCCCGGCTGCGCGCGATGCGCTGAACGCAGGCGCGCCGATCCTGTGCGATGCGCGCATGGTCAGCGAAGGCATTACCCGCGCCCGCCTGCCCGCCGCCAACCGTGTCATCTGCACGCTGAACGACCCATCCGTGCCCGAACTGGCGGCGCGGATGGGCAACACGCGCAGCGCCGCCGCGCTGGAGCTGTGGCGCGACGATCTGGCAGGCGCGGTGGTCGCCATCGGCAATGCGCCGACCGCGCTGTTTCACCTGCTGAACATGCTGCGGAACCCGGCCTGTCCGCGTCCCGCAGCGATCATCGGCTGCCCGGTCGGTTTCGTCGGCGCGGCCGAATCCAAGGCGGCGCTGATGGCCGATCTGCCGACCCCGTCGCTAATCGTGCGCGGGCGGCTTGGCGGCTCGGCCATCACCGTCGCCGCCGTCAACGCGCTGGCAAGCCGAAAGGAATAG
- a CDS encoding precorrin-3B synthase, whose translation MTGFEIKGWCPGALRPMASGDGLVLRIRTRNGRLEPDQARLIAGLAARCGNGLMDLTSRANLQLRGLDHAGHAEAVAALAGIGLIDRDEAAEARRNVILSPFAPVGSAAWRLAEAIAAAMTAPDAPQVPGKFGFAVDTDTLALADTPSDIRLRPSGSGWRIVPDGGDWSLKAADVAEAANRAVDLARWFMQDGVQDGRGRMRDLLRRNPAPPPGAKPLAPPPSSYSVPDTGPGPAPNGWLLGFAFGQITPAQLTAAAALGPLRLTPWRALLIEGARQPLIPGAIMDLDDPLLRIHACTGAPRCPQALADVRGLARALAPRLRAGQSLHVSGCAKGCAYRGAASVTLLAKAPDRFDLIRDGGPNDPAVQGNLSPHRIPL comes from the coding sequence GTGACCGGTTTCGAGATCAAGGGCTGGTGTCCCGGCGCTTTGCGGCCGATGGCCTCGGGCGATGGGCTGGTGCTGCGTATCAGGACGCGGAACGGCCGGCTGGAACCCGATCAGGCACGGCTGATCGCCGGGCTTGCGGCGCGTTGCGGCAATGGGCTGATGGACCTGACCAGCCGGGCCAACCTGCAGTTGCGGGGCCTGGATCATGCGGGTCATGCCGAGGCCGTCGCCGCCCTTGCAGGCATCGGCCTGATCGACCGCGACGAGGCGGCCGAGGCGCGGCGCAACGTGATCCTGTCGCCCTTTGCCCCCGTGGGCAGCGCCGCCTGGCGACTGGCCGAGGCCATTGCCGCCGCGATGACCGCACCCGATGCGCCGCAGGTGCCCGGCAAGTTCGGCTTCGCCGTCGATACTGACACCTTGGCATTGGCCGACACACCCTCGGACATCCGGCTGCGCCCAAGTGGCTCGGGCTGGCGGATCGTGCCCGATGGCGGCGACTGGTCGCTAAAGGCGGCGGACGTGGCCGAGGCCGCAAACCGGGCTGTCGATCTGGCGCGCTGGTTCATGCAGGACGGTGTGCAAGACGGGCGTGGGCGGATGCGTGACCTCCTGCGCCGCAACCCCGCCCCGCCGCCGGGCGCAAAGCCGCTTGCACCCCCGCCATCGTCCTACTCCGTGCCCGACACCGGCCCCGGCCCTGCGCCGAACGGATGGCTGCTGGGCTTTGCCTTTGGTCAGATCACGCCCGCACAACTGACCGCCGCAGCCGCGCTTGGCCCGTTGCGTCTGACACCATGGCGCGCGCTGTTGATCGAGGGCGCACGCCAGCCGCTGATCCCGGGCGCGATCATGGACCTCGATGACCCGCTGCTGCGCATCCATGCCTGCACCGGCGCGCCCCGCTGTCCGCAAGCGCTCGCCGATGTGCGGGGACTGGCCCGGGCGCTCGCGCCGCGTCTGCGCGCCGGGCAAAGCCTGCATGTCAGCGGCTGCGCCAAGGGCTGTGCCTATCGCGGCGCGGCCTCGGTTACGTTGCTGGCCAAGGCACCTGACCGTTTCGACCTGATCCGGGACGGCGGCCCGAACGATCCCGCCGTGCAAGGCAACCTTTCGCCGCATCGCATCCCGCTGTGA